Proteins encoded together in one Pseudomonas sp. Seg1 window:
- the glyA gene encoding serine hydroxymethyltransferase — protein MFSRDLTIAKYDADLFAAMEQEAQRQEEHIELIASENYTSPAVMEAQGSVLTNKYAEGYPGKRYYGGCEFVDVVEQLAIDRAKELFGADYANVQPHAGSQANAAVYLALLQGGDTILGMSLAHGGHLTHGASVSSSGKLYNAVQYGIDANGLIDYDEVERLAVEHKPKMIVAGFSAYSQILDFPRFRAIADKVGAYLFVDMAHVAGLVAAGVYPNPVPFADVVTTTTHKTLRGPRGGLILARANAEIEKKLNSAVFPGAQGGPLEHVIAAKAICFKEALQPEFKAYQEQVVLNAQAMAEVFIERGFDVVSGGTKNHLFLLSLIKQDISGKDADAALGKAFITVNKNSVPNDPRSPFVTSGLRFGTPAVTTRGFKQAECKELAGWICDILADLNNEAVIDAVREKVKAICKKLPVYGA, from the coding sequence ATGTTCAGCCGTGATTTGACTATTGCCAAGTACGACGCCGATCTTTTTGCCGCCATGGAGCAAGAAGCTCAGCGCCAGGAAGAACACATCGAGCTGATCGCTTCGGAAAACTACACCAGCCCAGCGGTGATGGAGGCTCAAGGCTCGGTTCTGACCAACAAGTACGCCGAAGGCTACCCGGGCAAGCGTTACTACGGTGGTTGCGAGTTCGTCGACGTTGTTGAGCAACTGGCCATCGACCGCGCCAAAGAGCTGTTCGGCGCCGATTACGCCAACGTTCAGCCGCACGCCGGTTCGCAAGCCAACGCCGCTGTTTACCTGGCCCTGCTGCAAGGTGGCGACACCATCCTGGGCATGAGCCTGGCCCACGGTGGTCACCTGACCCACGGCGCCAGCGTTTCCTCCTCCGGCAAGCTGTACAACGCCGTGCAGTACGGCATCGACGCCAACGGCCTGATCGACTACGACGAAGTCGAGCGTCTGGCGGTTGAGCACAAGCCGAAAATGATCGTGGCCGGTTTCTCTGCCTACTCGCAGATCCTGGACTTCCCGCGTTTCCGCGCCATAGCTGACAAAGTCGGTGCCTACCTGTTCGTCGACATGGCTCACGTAGCCGGTCTGGTCGCCGCTGGCGTCTACCCGAACCCGGTGCCTTTCGCTGACGTCGTGACCACCACCACGCACAAGACCCTGCGCGGTCCACGTGGCGGCCTGATCCTGGCGCGCGCTAACGCCGAGATCGAGAAAAAGCTGAACTCCGCAGTATTCCCGGGCGCCCAGGGTGGTCCGCTGGAGCACGTGATCGCCGCTAAAGCGATCTGCTTCAAGGAAGCGCTGCAGCCTGAGTTCAAGGCCTACCAGGAACAAGTGGTGCTGAACGCCCAGGCCATGGCCGAAGTGTTCATCGAGCGCGGTTTCGACGTGGTTTCGGGCGGTACCAAAAACCACCTGTTCCTGCTGTCGCTGATCAAGCAGGACATCTCCGGTAAAGACGCCGACGCCGCTCTGGGCAAAGCGTTCATCACCGTGAACAAAAACTCCGTGCCAAACGATCCACGCTCGCCGTTCGTTACTTCCGGCCTGCGTTTCGGTACCCCGGCTGTGACCACTCGCGGCTTCAAGCAAGCCGAGTGCAAAGAGCTGGCCGGCTGGATCTGCGACATCCTGGCTGACCTGAACAACGAAGCGGTGATCGACGCCGTTCGTGAGAAAGTCAAAGCCATCTGCAAGAAACTGCCGGTATACGGCGCGTAA
- a CDS encoding C4-dicarboxylate transporter DctA: MLRWCSRSIFLQVVLGLMLGIVCGLTLPEYSAQLKPLGDGFIKLIKMLIGLIVFCVVVSGISGAGDLKKVGRIGLKSVIYFEVLTTIALVIGLVFAFSTGIGSGANIHLEQLSAADMGDIAERGQHMHTTTQFLMDLIPTSVIGAFADNNILQVLLFSVLFGSALNLVGEAASGISRLINELSHVIFRIMGMIVRLAPIGVFGAIAFTTSKYGLDSLQHLGSLVGLFYLTCIAFVSVILGLVMRASGLRMWPLLKYLREELLIVMGTASSDAVLPQIMRKLEHLGIGSSTVGLVIPTGYSFNLDGFSIYLTLAIVFIANATGTPLAMTDLLTILLVSLITSKGAHGIPGSALVILAATLTAIPAIPVVGLVLVLAVDWFMGIGRALTNLIGNCVATVAIARWEKDIDVQRANKVLSGQQGYTFQPRKTATPAHQQEF; the protein is encoded by the coding sequence ATGCTCAGATGGTGCTCGCGTTCAATCTTCCTCCAAGTGGTTCTCGGACTGATGCTCGGCATCGTCTGCGGGCTGACCCTTCCTGAATACTCGGCCCAGCTCAAACCGCTCGGGGACGGTTTCATCAAACTGATCAAGATGCTCATCGGCCTGATCGTGTTCTGCGTGGTGGTCAGCGGCATCAGTGGCGCGGGCGATCTGAAGAAGGTTGGCCGGATCGGTCTCAAATCGGTGATCTATTTTGAAGTGTTGACCACCATCGCGCTGGTGATCGGCCTGGTATTCGCCTTCAGTACCGGCATCGGCAGCGGCGCGAATATCCATCTGGAGCAGCTGTCCGCCGCCGACATGGGCGACATCGCCGAGCGCGGTCAACACATGCACACCACCACACAGTTCCTGATGGATCTGATCCCGACTTCGGTGATCGGCGCATTTGCCGACAACAACATTCTGCAAGTGCTGCTGTTTTCGGTGCTGTTCGGCAGCGCGTTGAATCTGGTCGGTGAAGCGGCGTCGGGCATCTCGCGACTGATCAACGAACTGAGCCACGTGATCTTCCGGATCATGGGCATGATCGTGCGTCTGGCGCCAATCGGCGTATTCGGCGCCATCGCCTTCACCACCAGCAAATATGGCCTCGACTCGCTGCAACATCTGGGCAGTCTGGTCGGCCTGTTTTATCTGACCTGCATCGCGTTCGTCAGCGTGATTCTCGGTCTGGTGATGCGCGCCTCCGGCCTGCGCATGTGGCCGCTGCTGAAATATCTGCGCGAAGAATTGCTGATCGTCATGGGCACCGCGTCCTCCGATGCCGTGCTGCCGCAGATCATGCGCAAACTTGAACACTTGGGTATCGGCAGCTCGACCGTCGGCCTGGTGATCCCCACGGGCTACTCGTTCAACCTCGACGGTTTCTCGATCTACCTCACCCTGGCCATCGTGTTCATCGCCAACGCCACCGGCACGCCGCTGGCCATGACCGACCTGCTGACGATTCTGCTGGTGTCACTGATCACTTCCAAAGGCGCCCACGGGATTCCCGGTTCGGCGCTGGTGATTCTCGCGGCGACGCTGACGGCGATCCCGGCGATTCCGGTGGTCGGTCTGGTGCTGGTGCTGGCGGTGGACTGGTTCATGGGCATCGGCCGGGCACTGACTAACCTGATCGGCAACTGCGTCGCCACCGTGGCCATCGCCCGTTGGGAAAAAGACATCGACGTACAACGAGCCAACAAAGTACTGAGCGGCCAGCAGGGCTACACCTTTCAGCCGCGTAAAACAGCAACTCCGGCGCACCAGCAAGAGTTCTGA
- a CDS encoding FadR/GntR family transcriptional regulator, producing the protein MITTSTVVNSVVEKLRAALARGQWRSGDMLPGQRELAEQLGISRPSLREAVIVLETLGLVRSMPGKGVVVLDAQLSDSQSHDSAVAGASLEDVLQLRYTLEPFIVGLVAQSISSKEVGQLRLTLMDMREALDAGDSEAGVSAYIAFHEELFTLTSNPIFQSVVQQTSNALKQSAEVLRNSPEHLAERLEENEAVVRAIRSKNSAQASAEMRRHILREGQRMGIELNIPEDNLSN; encoded by the coding sequence GTGATAACCACATCAACCGTCGTCAACTCAGTCGTAGAAAAACTCCGCGCGGCATTGGCCCGTGGTCAGTGGCGCTCCGGCGACATGCTGCCGGGTCAGCGCGAATTGGCCGAACAACTGGGCATCAGCCGCCCAAGCCTGCGCGAAGCGGTGATCGTCCTGGAAACCCTCGGCCTCGTCCGCTCGATGCCGGGCAAAGGCGTGGTGGTGCTCGACGCGCAACTGAGCGACAGCCAAAGCCACGACAGCGCAGTGGCCGGCGCCAGCCTCGAAGACGTGCTGCAACTGCGTTACACCCTTGAACCGTTCATCGTCGGCCTGGTTGCACAGTCGATCAGCAGCAAGGAAGTCGGCCAGTTGCGCCTGACCTTGATGGACATGCGCGAAGCCCTCGACGCGGGCGACAGCGAAGCCGGGGTCAGCGCCTACATCGCGTTCCATGAGGAACTGTTCACCCTGACCTCGAACCCGATTTTCCAGAGCGTGGTGCAGCAGACCAGCAATGCCCTCAAGCAGAGCGCCGAAGTGCTGCGCAACTCCCCGGAACACCTCGCCGAACGCCTCGAAGAAAACGAAGCCGTAGTGCGTGCAATCCGCAGCAAGAACAGCGCCCAGGCCAGCGCCGAAATGCGCCGGCACATTCTGCGCGAAGGTCAGCGCATGGGCATCGAGCTGAACATTCCGGAAGACAACTTGAGCAACTGA
- the yjiA gene encoding GTPase: MSSPIPVTVLSGFLGAGKTTLLRHLLKAEHGLKIAVIENEFSDAGIDTQLLGDEPVQVMTLANGCVCCTIHTDLTKALYLLLERLDSGEIAFDRLVIECTGLADPAPVAQTFFIDEELRERYLLDGIITLVDAAHAEHHLTQTIAQAQIGFADRLLVSKTDLVDEAAFTALSERLTRINRRAPIRVVEHGNIDLAELLDVRGFNLNADLGGGLSLRPVSKAPSIDRISSLVLRTDQPLDIDQLSEFMNELLEEHGKQLLRYKGVLNIAGEDRRLVFQGVLKLYGFDWDTEWAEGEARESVIVFIADDLPETKIRAGFARVAAG, translated from the coding sequence TTGTCTTCTCCCATACCTGTAACGGTACTCAGCGGTTTCCTCGGCGCCGGCAAGACCACCTTGCTGCGCCACCTGTTGAAAGCCGAGCACGGCCTGAAAATCGCCGTGATCGAAAACGAATTCAGCGACGCCGGTATCGACACCCAGTTGTTGGGCGACGAGCCGGTGCAAGTCATGACGTTGGCCAATGGCTGCGTCTGCTGCACCATCCACACTGATCTGACCAAAGCCCTGTACTTGCTGCTCGAAAGGCTGGACAGCGGCGAAATCGCCTTTGATCGCCTGGTGATCGAATGCACCGGGCTGGCCGATCCGGCGCCAGTGGCGCAGACCTTCTTTATCGACGAAGAACTGCGCGAGCGTTATCTGCTCGACGGCATCATCACGCTGGTCGATGCCGCGCACGCCGAGCATCATCTGACCCAGACCATTGCCCAGGCGCAGATCGGTTTCGCCGACCGCTTGCTGGTGAGCAAGACCGATCTGGTCGACGAAGCCGCATTCACGGCGTTGAGCGAGCGTCTGACCCGGATCAACCGCCGCGCGCCGATCCGCGTGGTCGAGCACGGCAACATCGATCTGGCCGAACTGCTCGACGTACGTGGCTTCAATCTCAATGCCGACCTTGGCGGCGGGTTGAGCCTGCGGCCGGTGAGCAAAGCACCGTCCATCGATCGCATCTCCAGTCTGGTGCTGCGCACCGATCAGCCGCTGGATATCGATCAGCTCAGCGAGTTCATGAATGAATTGCTGGAAGAGCACGGCAAGCAATTGCTGCGTTACAAGGGCGTGCTGAACATTGCCGGGGAAGATCGGCGGTTGGTATTCCAGGGCGTTCTGAAGTTGTACGGCTTCGACTGGGATACCGAGTGGGCCGAGGGTGAGGCGCGGGAAAGTGTGATTGTGTTTATTGCTGATGATCTGCCGGAGACGAAAATTCGGGCGGGGTTTGCGCGGGTAGCGGCGGGCTGA
- a CDS encoding YbdD/YjiX family protein has translation MFNDLSRLGKYLGQAARLMVGMPDYDTYVEHMQTKHPDKPVMSYEMFFRERQEARYGGKGGPKCC, from the coding sequence ATGTTCAATGACCTGAGTCGCCTCGGTAAATACCTCGGTCAGGCCGCGCGCCTGATGGTCGGCATGCCTGACTACGACACTTACGTCGAGCATATGCAAACCAAGCACCCGGACAAACCGGTAATGAGCTATGAGATGTTCTTTCGCGAACGTCAGGAAGCCCGTTATGGTGGCAAGGGTGGGCCGAAGTGCTGTTGA
- a CDS encoding carbon starvation CstA family protein: MKNNNSLLRHLPWLVLAIVGACALGVVALRRGEAINALWIVVAAVAIYLVAYRYYSLFIANNVMQLDPRRATPAVLNNDGLDYVPTNKHILFGHHFAAIAGAGPLVGPVLAAQMGYLPGTLWLIAGVVLAGAVQDFMVLFMSTRRNGRSLGDMVREEMGRVPGTIALFGCFLIMIIILAVLALIVVKALAESPWGIFTVMATIPIAMFMGIYMRYIRPGRIGEISVVGVLLLLGSIWLGGQIAADPVWAKAFTFTGVQITWMLVGYGFVAASLPVWLILAPRDYLSTFLKIGTIIALAIGILVTMPELKMPALTQFVDGTGPVWKGGLFPFLFITIACGAVSGFHALISSGTTPKLLDNETNARYIGYGGMLMESFVAIMAMVAASVIEPGVYFAMNSPAAVVGSDVVSVAQVVSSWGFAITPEALQAVAHDIGETTILARAGGAPTLAVGIAQILHSVLPGENTMAFWYHFAILFEALFILTAVDAGTRAGRFMLQDLLGSFVPALKRTESWTANLIATAGCVAMWGWLLYQGVIDPLGGINTLWPLFGISNQMLAGIALMLGTVVLIKMKRQRYIWVTLLPATWLLICTTTAGFIKLFDANPAIGFLSLAKKYSDALANGQVLAPAKSVEQMQHVIFNAYTNATLTALFLFVVFSILFYALKVGIAAWGKKERTDKESPFQALPDA, from the coding sequence GGATTGTGGTCGCTGCCGTGGCCATCTATCTGGTTGCGTACCGTTACTACAGCCTGTTCATCGCAAACAATGTGATGCAACTCGATCCGCGTCGGGCCACCCCCGCCGTTCTCAACAACGACGGTCTGGACTACGTTCCGACCAACAAACACATTCTCTTCGGTCACCACTTCGCAGCGATTGCTGGCGCAGGACCTCTGGTCGGCCCGGTACTGGCGGCGCAGATGGGTTACTTGCCCGGCACGCTGTGGCTGATTGCCGGCGTGGTGCTGGCGGGCGCGGTGCAGGACTTCATGGTTCTGTTCATGTCTACCCGTCGCAACGGCCGTTCCCTGGGCGATATGGTGCGTGAAGAAATGGGCCGGGTCCCCGGCACCATTGCCCTGTTCGGCTGCTTCCTGATCATGATCATCATCCTCGCGGTGCTGGCGCTGATCGTGGTCAAGGCACTGGCCGAGAGCCCGTGGGGCATCTTCACCGTGATGGCGACCATCCCGATCGCGATGTTCATGGGCATATACATGCGCTACATCCGTCCGGGCCGCATTGGCGAGATCTCCGTGGTCGGCGTGTTGCTGCTGCTCGGTTCGATCTGGCTGGGTGGGCAGATTGCCGCTGATCCGGTGTGGGCCAAGGCCTTCACTTTCACCGGTGTGCAAATTACCTGGATGCTGGTCGGCTACGGTTTCGTGGCTGCGTCGCTACCGGTCTGGCTGATTCTGGCGCCGCGTGACTACCTCTCCACCTTCCTGAAAATCGGCACCATCATCGCTCTGGCAATCGGCATTCTGGTGACCATGCCCGAACTGAAAATGCCTGCGCTGACCCAGTTCGTCGACGGCACCGGTCCGGTGTGGAAGGGCGGCCTGTTCCCGTTCCTGTTCATCACCATCGCTTGCGGTGCGGTGTCCGGGTTCCACGCGCTGATTTCTTCGGGCACCACGCCGAAGCTGCTGGATAACGAAACCAACGCCCGTTACATCGGTTACGGCGGCATGCTGATGGAGTCGTTCGTCGCCATCATGGCCATGGTCGCTGCCTCGGTGATCGAGCCTGGCGTGTACTTCGCCATGAACAGCCCGGCCGCCGTCGTCGGCAGTGATGTGGTGTCTGTTGCGCAAGTGGTCTCCAGTTGGGGCTTTGCGATTACGCCGGAAGCGCTGCAAGCCGTGGCGCATGACATCGGTGAAACCACCATCCTGGCCCGTGCCGGTGGTGCGCCGACCCTGGCGGTCGGTATCGCGCAGATCCTGCACAGTGTCCTGCCGGGTGAAAACACCATGGCGTTCTGGTACCACTTCGCGATCCTGTTCGAAGCGCTGTTTATCCTGACTGCGGTAGACGCCGGCACCCGTGCCGGGCGTTTCATGCTGCAGGATCTGCTCGGCTCTTTCGTTCCGGCGCTGAAACGTACCGAATCGTGGACCGCCAACCTGATCGCCACCGCCGGTTGTGTGGCGATGTGGGGCTGGTTGCTGTACCAAGGCGTGATCGACCCACTGGGCGGTATCAACACCTTGTGGCCGCTGTTCGGTATCTCCAACCAGATGCTCGCCGGTATCGCGCTGATGCTCGGCACCGTTGTGCTGATCAAAATGAAGCGTCAGCGCTACATTTGGGTCACCTTGCTGCCAGCCACCTGGCTGCTGATCTGCACCACGACTGCAGGCTTCATCAAACTGTTCGACGCCAACCCGGCGATCGGCTTCCTGTCGCTGGCCAAGAAATACAGCGATGCGCTGGCCAATGGTCAGGTGCTGGCACCGGCAAAAAGCGTTGAACAGATGCAGCACGTGATCTTCAACGCTTACACCAACGCAACGCTGACCGCGCTGTTCCTGTTTGTGGTGTTCAGCATCCTGTTCTATGCACTCAAGGTCGGCATCGCCGCCTGGGGCAAAAAAGAGCGTACGGACAAAGAATCGCCATTCCAGGCTCTGCCGGATGCGTAA